In Fluviicola taffensis DSM 16823, the following are encoded in one genomic region:
- a CDS encoding bifunctional metallophosphatase/5'-nucleotidase produces MKIVFVVVAAAVFVGCDQIKSPENTVKTITILQTSDIHAYLNPHTDLFVQDGQVVFREAGGLPQLKTLSDSIRKTNPGGTLLIDGGDLIQGSGASVRSQGKIFPPIIQAMNYDLLIPGNWEVIYGKRIMMEVMGKYKTNVIAANMFHAEGNDPLFPPYWVTERKGVKIGFIAYNDPEVPDRQNPAYSEGITFTSVEKNLQSLIAELKNEKKVDILFLVAHLGISKQIMLSNDPKVKGVDFILGNDTHERIRQPIKGKYAKVVEPGAFGSFLGKLELKVKNHKIVSYSYDLIEVNPSKYKADPHVQQLVDRAILPYKKEMQTVLGYTSAPIYRYLVVENPMDNFITDALRWKTGADFATSNGFRFGVPIVPDESGRAEITTADLWRMLPVNEHMKIGTVTGKQIKQWLEKEINNVFASNYHDRFGGWLVRFSGMTVKFNSSAKKGSRVESITIKGKPIEPDKTYKMASCNRTGEPISTMCRLKNAVDVSLQDYTLHDAVTSYLNEKHTVHPVIDGRAIATDLGPGAFSQMKEGNYSFR; encoded by the coding sequence ATGAAAATTGTATTTGTTGTAGTTGCGGCCGCAGTTTTTGTCGGCTGCGATCAGATAAAATCTCCAGAAAACACAGTGAAGACCATTACCATATTGCAGACATCAGACATTCACGCTTATCTGAATCCTCATACCGATCTGTTTGTTCAGGATGGTCAGGTTGTTTTTAGGGAAGCCGGAGGCCTGCCACAATTGAAAACCTTGTCTGACAGCATCCGGAAAACAAATCCCGGTGGTACGCTATTAATTGACGGAGGAGATCTTATTCAAGGTAGCGGTGCCAGTGTACGTTCACAAGGAAAGATTTTTCCTCCTATCATTCAGGCCATGAATTACGACTTGTTGATTCCGGGCAATTGGGAAGTTATTTATGGTAAGCGTATCATGATGGAGGTAATGGGTAAGTATAAAACAAATGTTATCGCAGCCAATATGTTCCATGCTGAGGGAAATGACCCATTATTTCCTCCTTATTGGGTCACCGAGAGAAAAGGAGTAAAAATAGGCTTTATAGCATACAATGATCCTGAAGTTCCAGACCGGCAAAATCCGGCTTACAGCGAAGGCATAACATTCACTTCCGTAGAAAAAAATCTGCAATCGCTTATTGCTGAGCTTAAGAATGAAAAGAAGGTGGATATTTTGTTCCTTGTTGCCCATCTCGGAATTTCCAAACAAATCATGTTATCTAATGATCCAAAAGTCAAAGGTGTTGACTTTATCCTGGGAAATGATACTCACGAACGAATAAGACAGCCGATAAAAGGAAAATACGCGAAAGTAGTTGAGCCTGGTGCGTTCGGCTCTTTTCTAGGAAAGCTTGAACTGAAAGTTAAGAACCATAAAATTGTCAGCTACAGCTACGATTTGATAGAGGTTAATCCATCAAAATACAAAGCAGACCCTCATGTACAGCAGTTGGTCGATAGAGCTATTCTGCCTTATAAGAAAGAAATGCAAACGGTATTGGGATATACCTCAGCTCCTATATACCGATACCTCGTGGTCGAAAATCCAATGGACAATTTCATTACCGATGCGTTGCGCTGGAAAACAGGAGCTGATTTTGCTACTTCGAATGGCTTCAGGTTTGGAGTTCCTATTGTACCTGATGAAAGCGGAAGAGCTGAGATAACAACCGCCGACTTATGGCGTATGTTACCAGTAAACGAGCACATGAAAATAGGTACAGTCACGGGAAAGCAAATCAAACAGTGGCTCGAGAAGGAAATTAATAATGTTTTTGCCTCCAATTACCATGATCGTTTTGGAGGCTGGCTTGTCCGCTTTTCAGGAATGACCGTGAAATTTAATAGTTCCGCAAAAAAGGGTAGCCGTGTAGAGTCGATCACAATAAAAGGTAAACCCATAGAGCCAGACAAAACGTACAAAATGGCATCATGCAATAGAACGGGAGAACCGATTTCCACGATGTGCAGATTGAAGAATGCTGTCGATGTTTCTTTGCAGGACTACACTTTACACGATGCAGTTACCTCTTATTTAAATGAAAAACATACAGTTCATCCCGTAATAGACGGACGTGCAATTGCAACGGATCTTGGACCAGGTGCTTTTTCGCAGATGAAAGAGGGGAATTATAGTTTCAGATAG
- a CDS encoding helix-turn-helix transcriptional regulator — protein sequence MTKRVINRIKVVLVEQGRTNKWLADKLGKTTPTISRWCTNDMQPSLETLVQIADVLKVDIRELLNPTKD from the coding sequence ATGACTAAAAGAGTAATTAACAGAATCAAAGTGGTACTTGTTGAACAAGGGCGAACCAACAAATGGTTAGCTGATAAACTTGGAAAAACAACACCAACTATTTCAAGATGGTGTACCAATGACATGCAGCCTTCTTTAGAAACTTTGGTTCAAATTGCTGATGTCTTGAAAGTAGATATTCGCGAATTATTGAATCCTACGAAAGATTAA
- a CDS encoding helix-turn-helix domain-containing protein gives MTRFGEYLNKKSIKKAEVSRKTGISPSRLSELALNESTNLKAEELYLVALAIDVNPIEILEVVFKDLKLISK, from the coding sequence ATGACCAGGTTTGGAGAGTACTTAAACAAAAAATCGATAAAGAAAGCTGAAGTTTCAAGGAAAACCGGTATCAGCCCTTCTCGTTTGAGTGAGTTAGCATTAAACGAATCGACTAATCTCAAAGCAGAAGAGTTATATCTTGTTGCGTTGGCGATTGATGTTAATCCAATTGAAATTTTGGAAGTAGTGTTCAAAGATCTAAAACTAATCTCTAAGTAA
- a CDS encoding ATP-binding protein — MAKIPFTVSARTAKLIGQENFATSEGAVVELVKNSYDADAKNCIIIFENHGDFSKTPCIYLIDNGTGMTSEIIKNQWMKIGTDDKLQNYLSESGRVKTGAKGIGRFALDRLGLGSEMQTISEDKETKIIEASIWSVQWSDFEKLGVAIHEVNANLDTVAELDIKSYLLEHFGGFEKIKEVLEETEFKFGTILKIHPPKDEWDEESMKSLFDNLEVLIPPQEQPEFSVHLFSTAHPEEFGKVNSAYYDDFDYKVKAEYLADESHSIKLTITREELDVNLLEKSYGEVFDNKLLKKFPYTLSDFKKKTFTISKTITELIGSKSSDENLISKIGEFDFTFYFLKNKIDPEDKKRFPYKNISSANRKAWLEKFGGVKIFRDDFRVRPYGESGQDWLGLGERQAKSPAGPGQRLGGYRIGSNQIAGTVNISRIANSSFQDKSGREGIQENDVFELFKNILIEVIAEFEKDRNKIMFCLAQLAKQKFKDDEDKRKAQEEADRILREAAEQAENNNNSNENSDENSDDNSNNGTDDNSSNSGPTVSEVILAKATKIFEQEIEDKDEEIRLLRGLASVGLIISSFAHELKGLRSRLSPRTDFLIAELKKYIKEEDLKSVNQQDNPFYMIQLIQEEDVKLKHWLDYSLSTLKRDKRTRTNINIGEYFELFEANWHQALVQRKVNVILKGNKNATNVIRAFEVDLDAIFNNLLSNSLSAFKDKKGNYQREVTIDWVDKGELIEITFSDNGCGLAPEYQSEPEKIFTYNESSKRDRKGNKIGTGMGLYIVSLVINDYNDAKVELIPVTDGFSIKVTVPKRKNQ; from the coding sequence ATGGCTAAAATTCCATTTACAGTATCGGCAAGAACCGCAAAATTAATAGGCCAAGAGAACTTCGCAACCTCAGAAGGAGCGGTTGTGGAGCTTGTTAAAAACTCCTATGATGCCGATGCAAAAAATTGCATCATAATATTTGAAAATCATGGAGATTTTAGTAAAACTCCATGCATTTATTTGATTGATAATGGAACTGGAATGACTAGTGAGATTATCAAAAATCAATGGATGAAAATTGGAACAGATGATAAACTTCAAAACTATTTATCTGAAAGTGGCCGTGTAAAAACAGGAGCCAAAGGTATTGGCCGTTTTGCTCTTGACCGGCTAGGTCTTGGTTCGGAAATGCAAACTATTTCTGAAGATAAAGAGACAAAAATTATTGAAGCCTCAATCTGGAGTGTACAATGGAGTGACTTTGAAAAGCTAGGAGTTGCAATACATGAAGTCAACGCAAATCTAGATACTGTTGCGGAACTGGATATCAAATCCTATTTACTTGAACATTTTGGTGGTTTTGAGAAAATCAAAGAGGTACTGGAAGAAACAGAGTTTAAGTTCGGAACAATATTAAAAATTCATCCACCAAAAGATGAATGGGATGAAGAGTCAATGAAAAGCTTGTTTGACAATCTTGAAGTTTTGATTCCACCTCAAGAGCAACCGGAATTTAGTGTACATTTATTTTCCACGGCTCATCCTGAAGAATTTGGAAAGGTAAACAGTGCGTATTACGATGATTTTGACTATAAAGTTAAAGCAGAGTATTTGGCTGACGAATCACACAGTATTAAACTAACGATCACAAGAGAAGAGTTAGATGTAAATTTACTGGAGAAATCATATGGCGAAGTATTTGATAATAAATTATTAAAGAAATTCCCATATACCTTATCCGATTTCAAGAAAAAAACTTTTACAATATCCAAGACTATAACGGAACTCATAGGTTCTAAATCTAGTGATGAAAATCTTATCAGCAAGATAGGAGAATTTGATTTTACATTTTACTTTCTAAAAAACAAAATTGATCCGGAAGACAAGAAAAGATTTCCATATAAAAATATTTCCTCTGCCAATAGAAAAGCATGGCTCGAAAAATTCGGTGGTGTAAAAATTTTCCGGGATGATTTTAGAGTACGTCCATATGGAGAGAGCGGTCAAGATTGGCTTGGTTTGGGAGAGAGACAAGCAAAAAGCCCGGCAGGACCAGGACAAAGATTGGGTGGTTATAGAATTGGGTCAAATCAAATTGCTGGAACGGTTAATATATCGAGAATTGCAAATTCAAGTTTTCAAGATAAATCCGGTCGTGAAGGAATTCAGGAAAATGATGTTTTCGAACTGTTCAAGAATATTCTTATTGAAGTTATTGCAGAGTTTGAAAAGGATCGGAACAAAATAATGTTTTGCCTTGCACAGCTTGCTAAGCAGAAATTTAAGGACGACGAAGACAAGAGAAAGGCTCAAGAGGAGGCAGACCGAATTCTAAGAGAAGCAGCTGAACAGGCTGAAAACAATAATAATTCGAATGAAAATTCAGATGAAAATTCAGACGATAATTCAAATAATGGTACAGATGATAATTCAAGTAACTCTGGACCAACCGTTTCGGAAGTAATTCTTGCGAAGGCAACAAAAATTTTCGAACAGGAAATAGAAGATAAGGATGAAGAGATCCGTTTATTACGTGGATTAGCTAGTGTTGGCTTAATTATTTCGTCGTTTGCTCACGAGTTAAAGGGACTTAGAAGCAGGCTCTCACCGAGAACTGATTTTTTAATCGCGGAATTAAAGAAATATATAAAAGAAGAAGACCTTAAATCTGTCAATCAACAAGATAATCCATTTTACATGATTCAACTGATCCAGGAAGAAGATGTAAAACTCAAACACTGGCTTGATTACTCATTGAGTACTTTGAAAAGAGACAAGCGAACACGAACCAACATTAACATTGGAGAGTATTTTGAACTTTTCGAAGCAAATTGGCATCAAGCATTGGTACAACGAAAAGTCAATGTAATATTGAAAGGTAATAAGAACGCGACAAACGTAATTCGTGCGTTTGAAGTGGATTTGGATGCTATTTTCAATAACCTTTTGTCAAACTCGTTAAGTGCATTCAAAGATAAAAAAGGCAATTATCAAAGGGAAGTGACCATTGATTGGGTTGATAAAGGAGAATTAATTGAAATTACTTTTTCAGACAACGGTTGTGGACTAGCTCCAGAGTATCAAAGCGAGCCTGAGAAAATCTTTACTTACAACGAATCATCCAAAAGAGATCGCAAAGGGAATAAAATAGGAACCGGAATGGGTCTTTATATCGTTTCATTGGTTATTAATGATTATAACGATGCAAAAGTTGAGCTTATCCCTGTAACGGATGGATTTTCGATTAAAGTAACAGTACCTAAAAGAAAAAATCAATAA
- a CDS encoding HNH endonuclease, protein MYPFRIKTPEHRPDRAVCDHYSSYRTTLREDFENRCGYCDSLDLIRIRSFAIDHFIPQKPKDFTHTVPPNDYYNLIYACNYCNTYKSNKWPTKDASHPNDGKEGFIKPTIDDYKSRFNRSKEGRIIPVNEGDLVAKYIIDELKLWLPVHELMWKLEKLKSQNDKINSALEKITDETLRSEVQGVHYQVLLMLNQIQDSIFKENE, encoded by the coding sequence ATGTACCCATTTAGAATTAAAACTCCGGAACATAGGCCAGATAGAGCAGTCTGTGACCATTATTCTTCATACAGAACTACGCTGAGAGAGGATTTTGAAAATCGCTGTGGGTACTGCGATAGTTTAGATTTAATTCGAATTAGAAGTTTTGCTATTGACCACTTCATTCCTCAAAAACCAAAGGATTTCACACATACTGTTCCACCAAACGATTATTACAATTTGATTTATGCTTGTAACTATTGTAATACTTATAAATCGAACAAATGGCCAACCAAAGATGCCAGCCATCCAAATGATGGAAAAGAGGGCTTTATCAAACCGACTATTGATGATTATAAATCGAGATTTAATAGATCGAAGGAAGGACGTATAATTCCGGTTAACGAAGGGGATTTAGTAGCTAAATATATTATCGACGAACTAAAGCTTTGGCTTCCTGTACACGAACTTATGTGGAAGCTAGAAAAACTCAAATCTCAAAATGACAAAATTAATTCCGCCCTAGAAAAAATAACAGATGAAACACTGAGAAGTGAGGTTCAGGGAGTTCATTACCAAGTATTACTAATGCTAAATCAAATACAGGATAGTATTTTCAAAGAGAATGAATAA
- a CDS encoding HsdM family class I SAM-dependent methyltransferase produces the protein MNKELQTYLKSYSYDPIKVNKLIVSNFLNANSKDKVKGKLLSSLRIKKNSPDFKLVEEFSRIHTLRSIEDLIEAFEFVISPQEKIVSGAVYTPESIRDYIITSTLSNTNDLTGVNLCDPACGCAGFLYTAAKYLKQQTGRTYKQIYRDNIFGLDIQEYSIERSKILLSLAALLEGEDVDFDFNLFTGNALSFNWNEEITGFEGFHVIAGNPPYVCSRNIDDESKDLLQNWQVCSTGHPDLYIPFFELGMTYLRPGGILGYITMNSFFKSINGRAVREYLAQFDNTIIDFGGYQVFNSKSTYTCICFIQNRASDTLNYAKLNSLEALNENIQFQTISIEELDHFNGWNLQEIELLNRIESVGTPLGDKFKTRNGIATLKNNIYIFKPIEEDENFYYLQNGHVYPIERGICTDIINSNKFTKQSSVDAIREKAIFPYRYVDNNVQLIDEQEFRDAYPMAYQYLRDKQKILADRDKGKGKYEKWYAYGRNQSLEKMPFKLFFPHISSTSPNFVENEEQNLLFYNGLALVAKTREEIQVMRKVLGSRLFWFYVTKSSKPYGSGYFSLSRNYIKGFGIYPFDKKEIAFLIKEKNQKKINEFIEERYKVDLSEN, from the coding sequence ATGAATAAGGAATTACAAACATATCTCAAGTCTTATTCGTATGATCCGATCAAGGTCAATAAGCTTATCGTGTCCAATTTTTTGAATGCTAATTCAAAAGACAAGGTTAAAGGTAAATTACTATCATCTCTAAGAATCAAGAAAAACTCTCCAGATTTCAAATTGGTTGAAGAATTCTCTCGAATTCATACATTACGATCGATTGAAGATTTAATTGAAGCATTTGAATTTGTTATTTCACCTCAGGAGAAAATAGTTTCTGGGGCTGTTTACACACCTGAATCAATCAGGGATTATATTATCACAAGTACTTTATCCAATACGAATGACTTAACAGGTGTGAACCTATGCGATCCGGCATGCGGTTGTGCAGGTTTTCTATACACTGCTGCGAAATATTTAAAGCAGCAAACTGGGAGAACCTACAAACAGATTTATCGCGACAATATTTTTGGTTTGGATATACAGGAGTATTCAATTGAGAGGTCCAAAATATTACTTTCTTTAGCAGCCTTACTTGAAGGTGAAGATGTTGACTTCGATTTCAATTTATTCACAGGAAACGCTCTTTCGTTTAATTGGAATGAAGAAATAACGGGCTTTGAAGGATTCCATGTAATTGCCGGAAATCCACCTTATGTCTGTTCAAGAAATATTGATGATGAATCCAAAGACCTTTTGCAGAATTGGCAAGTGTGTTCTACAGGTCACCCTGATTTGTACATTCCTTTTTTTGAACTTGGAATGACTTACCTGAGACCTGGTGGTATTCTTGGGTATATCACTATGAATTCCTTTTTTAAAAGCATCAATGGGCGGGCAGTTCGTGAATATTTAGCTCAATTTGACAATACAATTATTGATTTCGGTGGATATCAAGTATTCAATTCAAAGTCTACCTATACATGCATCTGCTTCATTCAGAATCGCGCATCAGATACACTGAATTACGCGAAACTGAATTCTCTGGAGGCTCTAAATGAGAATATCCAATTTCAGACAATTAGTATTGAAGAATTGGATCATTTTAATGGTTGGAATCTTCAGGAAATAGAATTACTTAATCGAATCGAATCAGTTGGCACTCCACTTGGTGACAAATTCAAGACCAGAAACGGAATAGCAACATTAAAAAACAATATTTACATCTTCAAACCAATCGAAGAAGATGAAAATTTCTACTACTTGCAAAATGGTCATGTTTATCCTATTGAAAGAGGAATTTGCACAGACATTATAAACTCAAACAAATTCACTAAACAGTCGTCTGTTGATGCTATTCGAGAGAAAGCCATATTCCCATATCGCTACGTTGATAACAACGTTCAATTAATCGATGAACAAGAATTCCGTGATGCTTATCCAATGGCTTATCAATACTTGAGGGATAAACAAAAAATTCTAGCTGATCGCGATAAAGGAAAAGGAAAGTATGAGAAATGGTACGCATACGGACGAAACCAGTCACTAGAAAAAATGCCATTTAAGTTATTCTTCCCGCACATTTCATCTACAAGTCCAAACTTTGTAGAGAATGAGGAACAAAATCTTCTATTTTACAATGGGCTTGCTTTAGTTGCTAAAACGCGTGAAGAAATCCAGGTAATGAGAAAAGTACTTGGTTCAAGATTATTCTGGTTCTACGTAACAAAATCAAGTAAGCCTTACGGATCTGGTTATTTCTCATTAAGTCGGAATTACATTAAAGGATTCGGTATCTATCCTTTTGATAAAAAAGAAATTGCTTTCCTTATCAAAGAAAAAAATCAAAAAAAGATAAACGAATTCATTGAAGAAAGGTACAAAGTAGATCTTTCTGAAAACTAA
- a CDS encoding CBASS oligonucleotide cyclase, which produces MLLNNNQLGVFVKKIKLQPENMAKYRDQLTNLKEKLEKKISDDTSNGLKVTKYLIAGSWKKHTILKPTGENPIDIDLILFVSGDNNVQNDLKKLYDYIIEYLKAIYPQKDIDRDVDAEGNTKSLTITFTGSGLQVDIVPVVSLASPAEYVWQPSRRGGKKYITSISKQLGFSANLRKNNPSYTSIVRSLKWWKNYKELCPTDSEPGLSSFTIELIVAYLDEEFGVETNIEEGIIRFFQFMSSPNFPIIKFSDSINSVPATFDSPIYVADNTNKENNVVKRLDRTKWQEIFDEAEAAFDTLNIAQSKNNEGDTIQEWKSVFGPSFNIK; this is translated from the coding sequence ATGCTACTGAATAATAATCAATTAGGCGTCTTTGTCAAAAAGATAAAACTTCAGCCAGAAAATATGGCTAAGTACAGAGATCAACTCACAAATCTGAAAGAGAAACTAGAAAAAAAGATATCTGACGACACAAGTAATGGTTTGAAGGTTACCAAATATCTGATCGCTGGCTCATGGAAAAAACACACAATATTAAAACCAACTGGGGAAAACCCTATTGATATTGATTTGATTCTGTTTGTTTCAGGGGATAATAATGTTCAAAATGATCTGAAAAAGCTCTACGATTACATCATTGAGTACCTGAAAGCGATTTACCCTCAAAAAGATATTGACAGAGATGTCGATGCTGAAGGAAACACTAAATCGCTCACGATTACATTTACAGGTTCCGGATTACAGGTAGATATCGTTCCTGTAGTTTCATTGGCCTCTCCAGCTGAATATGTATGGCAACCAAGCAGACGGGGAGGAAAAAAGTACATTACAAGTATTTCAAAACAATTAGGGTTTTCAGCAAATCTCAGAAAGAATAATCCTTCTTACACGTCTATTGTTAGATCACTAAAATGGTGGAAGAACTATAAAGAACTATGTCCAACAGATTCAGAACCTGGATTATCATCTTTTACTATTGAACTTATCGTCGCGTATTTGGATGAAGAGTTTGGAGTGGAAACCAATATCGAAGAAGGAATTATTAGATTCTTCCAATTCATGAGCTCACCAAATTTCCCGATAATTAAGTTCAGTGATTCGATTAATTCTGTCCCTGCAACATTTGACTCACCAATATATGTAGCAGATAATACAAATAAGGAAAATAATGTCGTTAAACGACTTGATCGCACCAAATGGCAAGAAATATTTGACGAAGCCGAGGCAGCTTTTGACACATTGAATATTGCACAATCTAAAAATAACGAAGGAGATACCATCCAAGAATGGAAAAGTGTTTTTGGACCATCTTTTAATATTAAATAA
- a CDS encoding ATP-binding protein → MLDQEGLIEWSKKFHKVELPIIGQLKDKYPLIILAGDAGTGKTVSAEAIADRMVRELKKEGFFLKLNTRVRGEGLHGQMGNLVNDAFSELKRQAGKRRIAFLLIDEADAIASTRSTMQMHQEEKAAVNTLIQKIDEIRELNGRAVLFMSTNRLHFIDEAIVRRAAIILEFERPIKEERIELFKQSLEGIDFSTKQLEHLAEITGPEKNDGLGFSFSDIRLRILPEAIAASFPDKELTYEILTETISKIKPSPQII, encoded by the coding sequence TTGCTTGATCAAGAAGGATTGATTGAGTGGAGTAAGAAATTTCACAAGGTTGAACTTCCAATTATTGGTCAGTTAAAAGATAAATACCCGCTAATTATCCTCGCTGGAGATGCTGGTACTGGAAAAACTGTTTCGGCTGAAGCTATAGCTGACAGGATGGTAAGGGAGCTGAAAAAGGAAGGTTTTTTCCTGAAATTAAATACAAGAGTTAGAGGAGAAGGTTTGCATGGTCAAATGGGAAATTTAGTAAATGATGCTTTTTCTGAATTAAAGAGACAAGCAGGAAAACGTAGAATTGCTTTTCTTTTGATTGATGAAGCTGATGCAATAGCATCAACGAGATCAACAATGCAAATGCACCAGGAAGAAAAAGCAGCAGTAAACACATTGATTCAAAAAATTGATGAAATACGTGAACTGAACGGCAGAGCAGTCTTATTTATGTCAACAAATCGTCTTCATTTTATTGACGAAGCAATTGTTAGACGTGCTGCAATTATTTTGGAATTCGAAAGACCTATTAAAGAAGAAAGGATTGAGTTATTTAAACAAAGTCTTGAAGGAATTGACTTTTCCACAAAGCAATTAGAACATTTAGCAGAAATTACGGGTCCGGAAAAAAATGATGGACTTGGTTTTTCATTTTCTGATATCAGACTTAGAATTCTTCCGGAAGCCATCGCTGCTTCATTTCCTGACAAAGAACTAACATATGAAATTCTAACGGAAACAATTTCTAAAATAAAACCTAGCCCTCAAATTATATGA
- a CDS encoding DUF6943 family protein — MFQFKLKCHRVNEEYKGFHFFILNKGLNSGKPLNEPCPNCFVCICQSEQEKESLYWITFALWQGNRFREFLYGSAIPFIRINDLKNCLKYGIEGSKRNNKIFYSGIELLQEITTKDLRHREILKTLNKLKYALIRDILR, encoded by the coding sequence ATGTTTCAGTTTAAGCTAAAATGCCACCGCGTGAACGAAGAATACAAAGGTTTCCACTTCTTCATTCTCAACAAGGGTTTGAATAGTGGAAAACCGCTTAATGAGCCTTGCCCGAACTGCTTCGTTTGCATCTGCCAGTCCGAACAGGAAAAAGAATCCCTCTACTGGATCACTTTCGCGTTGTGGCAGGGAAACCGTTTCCGCGAATTCCTCTACGGTTCTGCAATCCCGTTCATCAGGATCAACGATCTGAAAAACTGCCTGAAATACGGAATTGAAGGCAGTAAAAGAAACAACAAGATCTTTTATTCAGGTATAGAACTGCTTCAGGAGATAACCACTAAAGATCTGCGTCATAGGGAGATTTTGAAAACCTTAAATAAATTGAAGTACGCCCTGATAAGAGACATTTTAAGGTAA
- a CDS encoding ISAon1 family transposase encodes MGSFYGVKGKKLQRQHKDWLSDFRNWEQLAHAKEYLLFTDNIGTHLSLDETSLSQGELYTIITNKAAKGKQGSIVAIITGTNSEYITTILQKIPLKLRKKVVEITLDMAGSMNLIAKRNFPDAVLVTDRFHVEKLALEAVQELRVKHRWEALDAENEAIEKAKNQKKAYHPVILENGDTIRQLLARSRYVLYKKPSKWTFNQKQRAEILFYLYPDIQIAYQLAQQLKGIFEQTKDKIYAYTKLAKWHEKVTKAGFKSFNSISRTIQNHYKTILNYFDNRSTNASAEAFNAKIKAFRSQFRGVRDIQYFLFRLTQIYA; translated from the coding sequence ATTGGTTCATTTTATGGTGTCAAGGGTAAGAAACTACAACGACAGCATAAGGATTGGTTAAGTGATTTTAGGAACTGGGAACAGCTTGCTCATGCCAAAGAGTATTTACTTTTTACCGATAATATTGGAACTCATTTATCCCTGGATGAAACCTCTCTATCTCAGGGTGAGCTTTACACCATCATCACCAACAAAGCAGCCAAAGGAAAACAAGGATCCATTGTCGCAATTATAACAGGAACCAACTCCGAATACATTACAACAATACTTCAAAAAATTCCACTAAAGCTTCGTAAAAAGGTAGTAGAAATAACTCTGGATATGGCTGGAAGCATGAATTTGATTGCAAAAAGAAACTTTCCAGATGCTGTGCTTGTTACAGATCGTTTCCATGTCGAAAAACTAGCTTTGGAAGCCGTTCAGGAGCTTCGCGTAAAGCATCGATGGGAAGCGCTCGATGCAGAAAATGAAGCCATTGAAAAAGCAAAGAATCAAAAGAAAGCATACCATCCTGTTATCCTTGAAAACGGAGATACCATCAGGCAATTATTAGCAAGAAGCAGATACGTACTTTATAAAAAACCTTCTAAATGGACCTTCAATCAAAAACAACGAGCGGAAATCCTATTTTATCTTTATCCAGATATCCAAATAGCTTATCAACTAGCACAACAACTGAAAGGGATTTTTGAACAAACCAAAGACAAAATTTACGCTTACACCAAATTGGCCAAATGGCATGAAAAAGTAACTAAAGCTGGTTTTAAATCTTTCAACTCCATATCTAGAACAATCCAAAATCATTACAAAACAATCCTCAATTACTTTGATAACCGAAGTACAAATGCTTCCGCTGAAGCATTTAATGCCAAAATAAAAGCATTTAGATCTCAATTTAGAGGTGTTAGGGATATCCAATATTTTTTATTCCGATTAACGCAAATTTATGCTTAG
- a CDS encoding ISAon1 family transposase N-terminal region protein — protein MDPQIELLKLVLPELLVDFFDFMKVEKQNETLHLYFEELNKPPTEHLHKELISKGFHDEITIQDFPLRGKHVFLHVKRRRWTDKNTKEIVQRDWNIVAKGTRMTDEFASFLKQISRF, from the coding sequence TTGGATCCACAAATTGAACTATTGAAACTGGTACTTCCAGAGTTATTGGTTGATTTCTTTGACTTCATGAAAGTTGAAAAGCAAAATGAAACGTTGCATCTTTACTTTGAAGAATTAAATAAACCACCAACAGAGCATCTTCATAAAGAATTAATCTCTAAAGGATTCCATGATGAAATTACGATTCAGGATTTTCCACTCAGAGGTAAACATGTTTTTCTGCATGTAAAGCGCAGAAGATGGACTGATAAGAACACCAAGGAGATTGTTCAAAGAGATTGGAATATCGTTGCTAAAGGTACTCGCATGACCGATGAGTTTGCCTCTTTTTTAAAACAAATCAGTCGCTTCTAA
- a CDS encoding helix-turn-helix domain-containing protein, whose protein sequence is MNRIKDVLQEKGIKQTWLAEKLGKSFNMVNDYCNNRRQPTIEVLYQIAKILSVSPKELLNDQSNEH, encoded by the coding sequence ATGAACCGAATAAAAGATGTTCTTCAAGAAAAAGGTATTAAGCAAACCTGGTTAGCAGAAAAGCTAGGTAAAAGCTTCAATATGGTTAATGATTACTGCAACAATCGAAGACAACCAACAATTGAGGTTTTATATCAAATTGCTAAAATATTATCTGTTTCACCAAAAGAATTATTAAACGATCAATCGAATGAGCACTAA